The following are from one region of the Salvelinus fontinalis isolate EN_2023a chromosome 5, ASM2944872v1, whole genome shotgun sequence genome:
- the LOC129855686 gene encoding myc-associated zinc finger protein-like has product MDSSWSNFLFQTPLSQTQSETALQSELLPDMTGSAQSPPTEHIAPPPSTVDTAALNEEPLPEKAVSKPGRPTHICNTCNKQFKNNYNLRRHQSVHTGIKMKDRAAREREDGSKGRGERQTIPLSLLHLSLPSHPPPAESLPQPSPLGSKGGQPVAVSIAPATVTMAAPQVLQAAVVVAGTMVQNQILGPQPNPNQVRKNHACEACGKAFRDVYHLNRHRLSHSDEKPYHCPICQQRFKRKDRMSYHVRSHQGGVEKPYVCPHCAKGFSRPDHLNSHVRQVHSTERPFKCPTCTSAFATRDRLRAHLIRHEEKVPCHICGKLLSAAYITDHMRVHNQSQHHACHLCNRSFTTLTYLRVHAQKHHGQEWKESSGTRGMFGGAGAGGVLLCQLCGVQCKTPTQLQGHMGTHAVTQVQGAPSSSLAGTGTMDVAVSLSGSSTVSLLVTDCSSIAPQPLS; this is encoded by the exons ATGGATTCTTCTTGGAGTAATTTTCTGTTTCAG ACTCCTCTCTCACAGACCCAGTCTGAGACAGCCCTCCAATCAGAGCTGCTTCCGGACATGACTGGCTCTGCCCAGAGCCCCCCTACAGAGCACATAGCCCCTCCCCCATCCACAGTGGACACAGCCGCCCTGAATGAAGAGCCTTTACCTG agAAGGCCGTCTCCAAGCCTGGCCGGCCGACACACATCTGCAACACATGTAACAAGCAGTTTAAAAACAACTACAACCTCCGGCGCCATCAGTCGGTGCACACTGGCATCAAAATGAAGGACAGAgcagccagagagagggaggatgggagcaagggaagaggagaacggcaaacaatccctctctccctcctccacctttctctgccctctcatcctcctcccgcAGAATCCCTCCCCCAACCCTCCCCACTTGGAAGCAAGGGGGGCCAACCTGTTGCGGTGTCCATCGCCCCAGCTACCGTCACCATGGCTGCGCCCCAGGTGCTCcaagctgcagttgtggttgccgGGACAATGGTACAG AACCAGATTCTGGGGCCTCAACCCAACCCCAACCAGGTGAGGAAGAACCATGCGTGTGAGGCCTGTGGGAAGGCCTTCCGAGACGTGTACCACCTGAACCGCCACCGGCTTTCCCACTCGGACGAAAAGCCCTACCACTGCCCTATCTGCCAGCAGCGCTTCAAGAGGAAAGACCGCATGAGCTACCATGTACGCTCACACCAAGGAGGGGTGGAGAAACCTTATGTCTGCCCCCACTGCGCCAAGGGATTCTCACG ACCCGACCACCTCAACAGTCACGTCAGACAGGTGCACTCCACTGAGAGACCCTTCAAGTGCCCG ACCTGCACGTCTGCCTTCGCCACGAGGGACCGTCTCCGTGCCCACCTGATTCGCCATGAGGAGAAGGTGCCGTGCCACATCTGTGGCAAGCTCCTCTCTGCCGCCTACATCACCGATCACATGAGGGTCCACAACCAATCACAGCACCATGCCTGCCACCTGTGCAACCGCA GCTTCACCACCCTCACCTACCTGCGTGTCCACGCTCAGAAACACCACGGCCAGGAGTGGAAGGAGAGCAGCGGGACACGGGGCATGTTCGGCGGGGCCGGTGCCGGCGGGGTGCTGCTGTGCCAACTGTGTGGGGTGCAGTGCAAGACACCCACCCAGCTCCAGGGCCACATGGGTACCCACGCCGTCACCCAGGTCCAGGGCGCCCCCAGCAGTAGCCTCGCGGGGACCGGTACCATGGATGTGGCCGTGTCTCTGTCAGGCAGCTCAACCGTGAGCCTGCTGGTCACTGACTGCTCCAGCATCGCCCCCCAGCCTCTCAGCTAG